The following proteins are co-located in the Sulfurovum sp. TSL6 genome:
- a CDS encoding FxsA family protein produces the protein MIFLIIPFALIELYLSLKTGETIGFFWSVVWIVLSFALGMMLLQKSSETMMGNMQSMKQGKLDLRRFQNASMSYFIGAILLIIPGVFSDFLGVIAFFYSLYLQFIAKITPERTTHFTKQGDDNVIDVEIIDEHSPSDRDS, from the coding sequence ATGATATTTTTAATTATACCTTTTGCTCTTATAGAACTTTACCTCTCTTTGAAGACAGGAGAAACCATAGGTTTCTTTTGGTCTGTGGTATGGATCGTACTTAGTTTTGCTCTGGGTATGATGCTTTTGCAAAAGTCATCAGAAACAATGATGGGGAATATGCAGTCTATGAAACAAGGTAAACTTGACCTTAGAAGATTTCAAAATGCAAGTATGTCTTACTTTATCGGTGCGATACTTCTTATTATCCCGGGAGTATTTTCTGACTTCTTGGGGGTTATTGCATTTTTTTACTCACTTTATTTACAATTTATTGCTAAAATAACACCTGAACGAACAACTCATTTTACAAAACAAGGAGATGACAATGTCATTGATGTCGAAATTATTGATGAGCACAGTCCTAGCGACCGCGACTCTTAG
- a CDS encoding thioredoxin domain-containing protein: MSLMSKLLMSTVLATATLSANAQPDNKQLVKYVKRSVVKNPQVKVKGVTVLESKTDERLPGWTILLTTMDLEYQKKEIHAPEMMFVKDGLITGHLVNLKTGNDYRDEIKPSVSQSYYDDAHLFFGNKDAEHKVLIFSDPQCPFCQEIVPEIFKASKENPTKIAVYYYHLPLLRIHPVSDVLTRVMHVAQHEGKMDVVEKIYSLKIDPRETDMKKILAAVKSHTGYSVTAAQIEAKEVKAAMHADELAASKMMVSGTPTIYVDGQWDKMRDGYKKLIK; this comes from the coding sequence ATGTCATTGATGTCGAAATTATTGATGAGCACAGTCCTAGCGACCGCGACTCTTAGTGCAAATGCACAGCCAGATAACAAACAATTAGTTAAATATGTTAAAAGATCTGTGGTGAAAAACCCACAGGTGAAAGTAAAAGGTGTAACTGTTCTTGAATCTAAAACAGATGAAAGATTACCAGGCTGGACGATCTTGTTAACCACTATGGATCTAGAGTATCAGAAAAAAGAGATACATGCACCAGAAATGATGTTTGTGAAAGATGGACTTATCACAGGACATTTAGTGAATCTCAAAACGGGAAATGATTACAGAGATGAGATCAAACCTAGTGTCTCTCAGAGTTATTATGATGATGCACATTTATTTTTTGGTAACAAGGATGCAGAGCATAAGGTACTTATATTCTCTGATCCGCAGTGTCCATTCTGTCAAGAAATAGTACCAGAGATCTTTAAAGCATCCAAAGAGAATCCTACAAAGATTGCAGTCTATTATTATCACCTGCCGTTACTTCGTATACATCCTGTATCAGATGTACTGACACGTGTGATGCATGTGGCACAACATGAAGGGAAAATGGATGTGGTTGAAAAGATCTACTCACTTAAGATCGATCCAAGAGAAACCGATATGAAGAAGATACTTGCTGCAGTAAAAAGTCATACGGGTTATAGCGTGACTGCTGCACAGATAGAGGCAAAAGAGGTGAAAGCAGCAATGCATGCAGATGAATTGGCCGCGAGTAAAATGATGGTATCAGGTACACCTACGATCTATGTAGATGGTCAGTGGGATAAAATGCGTGATGGGTATAAAAAGCTCATAAAATAA